One stretch of Bacilli bacterium DNA includes these proteins:
- a CDS encoding EcsC family protein — MGNSGAYERMVAAELQAWRKRLLQRPGILERSAKLLNHWTNRVIPERIQQILTTGVKGMVHASLFTAKFLPGNPIAGGKTLEEKDAHAKAVISRYKRVASAEGAGTGAGGLLLGLADFPALLAIKMKMLFELAGHYGFRADDARERVFLLYVFQLAFSGYEHRLKVLERIEHWQETADGLPSGQAFYDEINWRDFQQEYRDAIDFRKMLQLVPGIGAAVGAWANYNLVEDLGETAMNCYRMRILRQRAPAE; from the coding sequence TTGGGAAACAGCGGCGCCTATGAACGAATGGTCGCGGCAGAATTGCAAGCGTGGCGGAAACGCCTGCTGCAGCGTCCGGGGATACTGGAGCGTTCAGCGAAGCTGCTCAACCACTGGACAAATCGCGTCATTCCCGAGCGGATTCAGCAGATTCTCACTACCGGCGTGAAAGGCATGGTGCACGCTTCGTTGTTTACCGCAAAGTTTCTGCCGGGCAACCCGATTGCAGGCGGAAAGACACTCGAAGAAAAAGATGCGCATGCCAAGGCGGTTATTTCCCGTTACAAACGGGTAGCCTCGGCGGAAGGAGCGGGAACCGGGGCGGGCGGCCTTTTGCTTGGCCTTGCCGATTTTCCGGCGCTGCTCGCGATCAAGATGAAGATGCTGTTCGAATTGGCGGGGCATTACGGATTCCGGGCGGACGATGCGCGGGAAAGAGTGTTTTTGTTGTATGTGTTTCAGCTTGCTTTTTCCGGTTACGAGCACCGGCTAAAAGTATTGGAACGCATTGAACATTGGCAGGAAACGGCGGATGGCTTGCCGTCCGGCCAAGCGTTTTACGACGAGATCAATTGGCGCGATTTTCAGCAGGAATACCGCGACGCCATCGATTTTCGCAAGATGCTCCAGCTTGTCCCGGGCATCGGCGCGGCCGTAGGCGCGTGGGCCAACTACAATCTGGTCGAAGACCTTGGGGAAACGGCGATGAACTGCTACCGCATGCGCATATTGCGGCAGCGTGCGCCGGCGGAATGA
- the ftsE gene encoding cell division ATP-binding protein FtsE has product MIEMQDVWKTYPDGTHALRGINVKVDRNEFVYIVGPSGAGKSTFMKLIYREEKQTKGHLFVNGFNLDKMRQRKIPFLRRNIGVIFQDYRLLPKLTAYENIAFAMEVIEAPKRIIKRRTMEVMELVHLKDKANSYPAQLSGGEQQRIAIARAIVNNPAVIIADEPTGNLDPDTSWGIMKLLEEINLRGTTIVMATHNKEIVNSTRRRVLAIEKGMIVRDEQRGEYGYED; this is encoded by the coding sequence GTGATCGAAATGCAGGATGTTTGGAAAACGTATCCTGACGGCACTCATGCGTTGCGCGGCATCAACGTGAAAGTTGACCGCAATGAATTCGTATACATTGTAGGCCCATCCGGGGCGGGAAAATCAACGTTTATGAAATTGATTTATCGGGAAGAAAAGCAGACAAAAGGGCATCTGTTTGTAAACGGTTTTAATCTGGACAAGATGCGGCAACGCAAAATACCGTTTTTGCGCCGCAACATCGGGGTCATTTTTCAGGACTATCGGCTGTTGCCCAAATTGACGGCCTATGAAAATATCGCGTTTGCCATGGAAGTCATCGAAGCCCCGAAACGGATTATCAAAAGAAGAACGATGGAAGTAATGGAACTCGTTCACTTAAAAGATAAAGCCAACTCCTATCCGGCGCAACTCTCCGGCGGCGAGCAGCAGCGCATTGCCATTGCCCGCGCCATTGTCAACAATCCGGCTGTTATTATCGCGGACGAACCGACGGGCAACCTCGACCCCGATACGTCATGGGGCATTATGAAACTGCTGGAAGAAATCAACCTGCGCGGAACCACCATCGTGATGGCGACGCATAACAAGGAAATTGTCAACAGCACGCGGCGACGCGTCCTGGCCATTGAAAAAGGCATGATCGTAAGAGACGAACAGCGGGGTGAATACGGCTATGAGGATTAG
- the ftsX gene encoding permease-like cell division protein FtsX, producing MRISTLTRHVREGVKSVVRNGWMTFASAGAIAISLLILGIFVMLALNVNHLAAQVEKEVEIRVFLDVDVPQDVVLSLQNEIGLIPEVSKVTFVPKEEGFKIFQKTLGKNGQKLLEGFDEKNNNPLPDAFTVEVSEPRDVGKVAGQIEALNQGKETQPIMKVDYGKDTVENLFYYTRLIRNIGIVFVILLAFTAMFLIANTIKLTIFTRRKEIAIMKMVGATNHFIRWPFFIEGAILGLIGSVVPTVILFVIYSQLEEKALLFRLLPLKEIAPNLSLLLIGIGLVLGIWGSVLSVRKYLKV from the coding sequence ATGAGGATTAGCACATTGACCCGGCATGTTCGTGAAGGGGTAAAAAGTGTTGTCAGAAACGGCTGGATGACGTTTGCCTCAGCCGGCGCCATCGCGATCTCGTTGTTGATCCTGGGCATATTCGTGATGCTTGCGCTGAATGTAAACCATTTGGCCGCACAAGTGGAGAAAGAAGTCGAGATTCGCGTGTTCCTGGATGTCGATGTTCCGCAAGACGTCGTTCTTTCCTTGCAAAATGAAATCGGCTTGATCCCGGAAGTCAGCAAAGTTACGTTTGTGCCGAAAGAAGAAGGTTTCAAAATCTTTCAAAAAACGCTGGGCAAAAATGGCCAAAAACTTTTGGAAGGTTTCGATGAAAAGAACAACAACCCGTTGCCGGACGCATTCACCGTTGAAGTGTCCGAACCGCGCGATGTCGGGAAAGTCGCCGGGCAGATTGAGGCATTGAATCAAGGCAAGGAAACACAGCCGATCATGAAAGTCGACTACGGAAAAGACACGGTCGAAAATTTGTTTTACTATACGCGCCTAATTCGCAACATTGGCATCGTTTTTGTTATTTTGCTGGCGTTTACCGCCATGTTTTTGATTGCGAATACGATCAAATTGACTATTTTCACAAGGCGCAAAGAAATCGCCATCATGAAAATGGTAGGCGCTACCAACCACTTTATTCGCTGGCCTTTTTTCATTGAAGGCGCAATTCTGGGGCTAATCGGATCGGTTGTTCCGACCGTGATTTTGTTTGTCATTTATTCGCAATTGGAAGAAAAGGCGCTATTGTTTCGCTTGTTGCCGTTGAAAGAAATCGCCCCGAACCTGTCGCTGTTGTTAATCGGAATCGGTTTGGTTCTTGGCATCTGGGGCAGCGTGCTGTCGGTCCGCAAATATTTGAAAGTATAA
- a CDS encoding peptidoglycan DD-metalloendopeptidase family protein, producing the protein MKRRLQILIPLIILFSLVVLPLQNAAASRLEEIDQQLRELEKQKQEAAWSQQQTNNELSKVLQDKKQAQQAYKNIIQLMDQVFADMQKYQAQIDKTNEELHKTAKELDEADKRVAERDKLLREKIRLMYTTGPVKYIDVLMNATSFADFLDRLNFLTAIVSEDESILQANKRDRDLIAQKEKKMQSDLATLNELYDKKAKINQQLMVKEKEKEVVIASLQDQQEDLEEISAEQERQIIQLAAKVSKLNAEKERLFTPSGKLSYPLPEWHPVTSGFGSRVDPITGKRGAFHNGYDLGAPSGTDILAAADGQVIVAQWYGSFGNCVIIDHGNGLWTLYGHMSKIIAKKNQVVKRGQKIGEVGHTGRATGNHLHFTVYLNEQAVDPSKYVNFR; encoded by the coding sequence TTGAAACGAAGGTTGCAAATTCTCATTCCGTTGATCATATTGTTTTCCCTCGTCGTACTGCCGCTCCAAAACGCCGCCGCTTCAAGGCTTGAAGAAATCGATCAGCAGTTACGAGAGTTGGAGAAACAAAAGCAGGAAGCCGCGTGGTCGCAACAACAAACAAACAACGAACTTTCCAAAGTGCTGCAAGACAAAAAACAGGCGCAACAGGCGTATAAAAATATTATTCAACTTATGGACCAGGTTTTTGCCGATATGCAAAAATATCAGGCGCAGATCGACAAAACCAACGAGGAATTGCACAAAACCGCGAAGGAGCTTGACGAAGCCGATAAGCGCGTAGCCGAACGGGACAAGCTGTTGCGGGAAAAAATCAGACTCATGTATACGACCGGACCTGTGAAATATATTGATGTGCTGATGAACGCTACAAGTTTTGCCGATTTTCTCGACCGGTTGAATTTTCTCACAGCAATCGTAAGCGAAGATGAATCCATCCTGCAGGCGAACAAGCGCGACCGCGATTTAATCGCCCAGAAAGAAAAGAAAATGCAAAGCGACTTGGCGACATTAAATGAATTATATGATAAAAAAGCAAAGATTAACCAGCAGCTCATGGTTAAAGAGAAGGAAAAGGAAGTGGTGATTGCCAGCCTGCAGGATCAACAGGAAGACCTGGAAGAAATCTCGGCGGAGCAGGAACGGCAAATCATCCAATTGGCGGCAAAGGTGTCCAAATTGAATGCGGAAAAGGAACGGTTGTTTACACCGAGCGGCAAGCTGTCTTATCCGCTTCCCGAGTGGCACCCCGTTACGTCGGGTTTCGGCAGCCGGGTTGACCCGATCACGGGCAAAAGGGGAGCTTTTCATAACGGCTATGACCTCGGCGCGCCATCCGGCACCGATATTTTGGCGGCGGCGGACGGCCAGGTGATTGTGGCGCAGTGGTACGGAAGCTTCGGCAATTGCGTCATCATCGACCACGGCAACGGTTTATGGACGTTATACGGACATATGAGCAAAATTATCGCGAAAAAAAATCAAGTGGTGAAACGCGGCCAGAAAATCGGCGAAGTTGGCCATACCGGCAGGGCGACTGGAAATCATCTGCATTTTACGGTATATTTGAACGAGCAGGCGGTGGATCCAAGCAAGTACGTGAATTTTCGTTAA
- a CDS encoding S41 family peptidase, whose protein sequence is MVFKGRTVLAFVILAILASSVVTVLLLDSGSGFTSLLGNRGQWGGYADSPLPSHAAKNGPADDGLSEAELKKIDTAYRLIAEKYYLPVDREKVVDGAIHGMLSALDDPYSAYMNKEEAKRYEENVDAYFTGIGAEVMLENGNVTVVSPIKGSPAEKAGIQAKDVIISVNGEKLEGLKLSDAVAKIRGPKGTQAKLEIMRPGRTDRIEVIVVRDEIDIETVFAQMLPGGYGDIVISQFSGNTVERFQEELDNLEKKGMEGLIIDVRNNPGGYLLGVLEIIEPLVPKGKTLVQVEDASGDIKKTVSKGEGKNYPIVVLTNEGSASASEILAGALSQSAGATLVGEKTFGKGTVQTTYTKEFQDGSELKLTIAKWLTPDGTWVHGKGIAPDIAVSQPDYFKATPIDRSTAIKRDQNGDAVKNLQLILSGVGFDPGRKDGYFDEKTEAAVKKFQQKLGLPADGVVDEKTADALEQAIIKVVRDPKNDRQLQKAIETLQRETSGQPVSFTGISTFVQDFKLKLSNVG, encoded by the coding sequence ATGGTTTTTAAAGGGCGGACAGTGCTTGCGTTTGTCATTTTGGCGATTTTGGCCAGCAGCGTTGTTACGGTCTTGCTTCTTGATTCAGGAAGCGGATTTACTTCGTTGCTCGGCAACCGGGGGCAATGGGGCGGCTATGCGGACTCTCCTTTGCCGTCGCATGCCGCGAAAAACGGGCCGGCGGACGATGGACTGTCGGAGGCGGAGCTCAAAAAAATCGATACGGCGTACCGGTTGATTGCCGAAAAATACTATCTCCCGGTCGATCGGGAAAAAGTCGTGGACGGCGCCATCCACGGCATGTTGTCGGCGTTGGACGATCCGTATTCCGCCTATATGAACAAGGAAGAGGCCAAACGATACGAAGAAAACGTCGATGCCTATTTTACGGGCATAGGCGCCGAGGTTATGTTGGAGAACGGCAACGTGACGGTCGTCTCGCCCATTAAAGGCTCGCCGGCGGAAAAGGCCGGCATCCAGGCCAAGGATGTGATTATCTCCGTCAACGGGGAAAAACTCGAAGGATTAAAGTTGAGCGATGCGGTGGCGAAAATCCGCGGTCCGAAAGGCACCCAGGCAAAGTTGGAAATCATGAGGCCAGGCCGTACCGATCGGATCGAGGTGATCGTCGTACGCGACGAGATTGATATCGAAACCGTGTTCGCCCAAATGCTGCCCGGAGGCTACGGCGACATTGTCATCAGCCAATTTTCCGGCAATACGGTCGAACGTTTTCAGGAAGAATTGGACAACCTGGAGAAAAAAGGCATGGAAGGCCTGATCATCGACGTGCGCAACAATCCCGGCGGCTATTTGCTGGGAGTGCTGGAAATTATCGAACCGCTTGTTCCGAAAGGGAAGACGCTCGTGCAAGTGGAAGACGCGAGCGGTGACATCAAGAAGACGGTATCGAAAGGCGAAGGGAAAAATTATCCGATCGTCGTACTGACCAATGAAGGCTCGGCCAGCGCGTCGGAGATTTTGGCCGGGGCGCTCAGCCAATCGGCGGGCGCCACATTGGTCGGCGAAAAGACGTTCGGCAAAGGCACGGTGCAGACGACATATACGAAGGAATTTCAAGACGGCAGCGAATTGAAGCTGACGATTGCGAAATGGCTTACGCCGGATGGAACGTGGGTGCACGGGAAAGGCATCGCGCCGGATATTGCGGTAAGCCAGCCGGATTACTTTAAAGCGACGCCGATTGACCGCTCAACCGCGATCAAACGGGATCAGAACGGGGACGCCGTGAAAAATCTCCAACTGATTCTTTCCGGGGTAGGTTTTGATCCGGGGAGAAAAGACGGCTATTTCGACGAAAAAACCGAAGCGGCCGTGAAGAAGTTTCAGCAGAAACTCGGTTTGCCGGCTGACGGAGTGGTCGATGAGAAGACGGCGGACGCGCTGGAACAGGCGATCATCAAAGTCGTGCGCGATCCGAAAAACGACCGGCAACTGCAAAAGGCCATTGAAACGCTGCAACGGGAAACGAGCGGCCAACCGGTGTCTTTTACTGGAATTTCAACGTTCGTGCAGGATTTCAAATTGAAATTGTCGAATGTAGGATGA
- a CDS encoding PDZ domain-containing protein, which yields MIDGSRLVAESLNVLAQLFGQPFLYIGIVIVFLQFRRQVKLERKLFHARLHAPAAQTWQSIGCGCLAGLFASLFLAAAGFSMPWQATALLWAISVLLLMVRVRFLNMVYAAGIIGIWTAAVDTFPSLRETEMLSPLVDPFIDFRFASLLLLVGLLQVIAGVMMRLRGAMHAVPVFLDGKRGKTIGAYHLHQWWPVPVLLFVPAKSASFVHAISEGSFFWQGDWSVAAFPLLFGFCNVAVSVLPKQKVRKNANFLLVFGIVLMLLAVAADLIPPLVAYVSAAAILILEIANGLSFRKELQGSPVFVHDKQGLRVLAVLPGSPAAEMGVVAGEIIRKVNGKEVLTKEELHVALQINPAFCKLEIINLDGHSKFAGKAIFAGDHHQLGILLAPDDDAAFTTKTHNVGAFRYLSAGLKQTRREV from the coding sequence ATGATTGACGGCAGCCGTTTGGTCGCGGAAAGCCTGAATGTGCTTGCGCAATTATTCGGACAACCTTTCTTGTATATAGGTATTGTCATCGTTTTTCTGCAGTTTAGGCGGCAAGTGAAACTGGAGCGCAAATTGTTTCATGCCCGCCTGCATGCGCCTGCTGCGCAAACATGGCAAAGCATAGGCTGCGGTTGCCTTGCCGGTCTGTTCGCTTCGCTTTTCCTGGCGGCAGCCGGCTTTTCCATGCCATGGCAAGCGACTGCGCTTTTGTGGGCTATTTCCGTTTTGCTGCTTATGGTTCGCGTCCGCTTTTTGAATATGGTGTATGCGGCGGGCATCATCGGCATTTGGACTGCGGCTGTTGATACGTTCCCGTCGTTGCGCGAGACGGAAATGTTAAGCCCACTGGTCGATCCGTTCATCGATTTTCGCTTTGCTTCGCTTTTGCTATTGGTAGGATTGCTGCAGGTCATCGCCGGCGTAATGATGCGGCTTCGCGGCGCCATGCACGCGGTGCCGGTCTTTTTGGACGGAAAACGGGGCAAAACGATCGGTGCTTACCATCTGCATCAATGGTGGCCGGTGCCCGTATTGCTGTTTGTACCCGCAAAGTCCGCCTCGTTCGTTCATGCCATCAGCGAGGGCAGCTTTTTTTGGCAGGGAGATTGGAGCGTCGCGGCATTCCCGCTTCTGTTCGGTTTTTGCAATGTCGCCGTATCCGTGCTGCCAAAGCAAAAAGTGCGAAAGAACGCTAATTTTCTGCTTGTTTTTGGCATTGTGCTCATGTTGTTGGCGGTGGCGGCCGATCTGATTCCGCCGCTCGTCGCCTACGTTTCCGCGGCGGCCATCCTCATCCTGGAAATTGCCAATGGGCTGAGCTTCCGCAAGGAATTGCAGGGCAGCCCGGTGTTTGTTCACGATAAGCAGGGCTTGCGGGTGTTGGCCGTGCTGCCTGGCAGTCCCGCCGCCGAGATGGGCGTCGTAGCCGGCGAAATCATTCGCAAGGTAAACGGCAAAGAGGTGTTGACGAAAGAAGAATTGCATGTGGCGCTGCAGATCAACCCGGCTTTTTGCAAGCTGGAGATCATCAATCTCGACGGCCACAGCAAATTCGCCGGAAAAGCGATTTTTGCCGGCGACCATCATCAATTGGGCATCCTGCTTGCTCCGGATGATGACGCGGCGTTTACCACGAAGACGCACAATGTCGGCGCGTTTCGCTATTTAAGCGCGGGTTTGAAACAAACGCGGCGCGAAGTTTAA